A single region of the Pararge aegeria chromosome 18, ilParAegt1.1, whole genome shotgun sequence genome encodes:
- the LOC120631686 gene encoding forkhead box protein N3-like isoform X1 gives MMAPMRGERGGSPARGARASLPLPRRLIRQIARHVASSGRSLRRLEVSGRIIDNFDDIEDASDESDMETSQPAVACGGNAGNLPPAEHDDDLTSLSWLQDRNLLRGINLTKADMEDSKLISSQVVVKTEPRTPPPICRVPSPPRTPCKAPPSPPVNAHAKPPYSFSCLIFMAIEAAPARALPVKEIYAWIIRHFPYFKHAPQGWKNSVRHNLSLNKCFHKVAAAPGLGKGSLWTVDPQHRSTLLQAFGRQPVPPVEIEAEPTDTSRNAPDPQLFPYLARRLADTRTPPGADEYLAAATVLAMKYGPAVLDQLPPEAHLVISRCARDEHSYSGGEERRTAEALLNLAGVTPAHPQPS, from the exons ATG ATGGCGCCAATGCGCGGCGAACGCGGCGGATCTCCAGCGAGGGGTGCCCGAGCTTCCTTGCCACTTCCACGCCGCCTAATCCGACAGATCGCGCGACACGTCGCCTCCAGTGGCCGGTCGTTACGAAGACTTGAGGTCTCCGGTCGCATCATCGATAACTTTGACGACATCGAGGATGCTTCCGACGAGTCTGACATGGAAACATCTCAACCCGC tGTGGCGTGCGGAGGGAACGCCGGAAACCTACCCCCGGCTGAACACGACGACGACCTGACAAGCCTCAGTTGGTTACAGGACAGGAATTTGTTGAGAG gtATTAATCTGACAAAAGCCGACATGGAAGATAGTAAATTGATAAGCAGTCAAGTGGTGGTAAAA ACAGAACCGAGGACACCTCCGCCGATATGCCGCGTACCTTCCCCTCCCCGCACTCCCTGCAAAGCTCCCCCCTCCCCCCCAGTAAACGCTCACGCGAAACCCCCTTACTCTTTCTCCTGTCTCATCTTCATGGCGATAGAGGCAGCACCAGCGAGGGCGTTACCTGTGAAAGAGATATACGCGTGGATCATTCGACACTTCCCGTATTTCAAGCACGCGCCTCAAGGATGGAAAAACAGCGTTCGGCATAACCTGTCTCTGAATAAATGCTTCCACAAG gtCGCAGCAGCGCCTGGATTAGGCAAAGGATCTCTCTGGACAGTAGACCCTCAGCATCGATCAACGTTACTACAG GCGTTCGGTCGTCAACCAGTGCCTCCAGTGGAAATAGAAGCAGAACCCACAGACACCAGTAGGAACGCACCGGATCCACAACTGTTCCCATACCTGGCTAGACGTCTAGCCGACACCCGGACGCCGCCCGGCGCAGACGAGTACCTAGCAGCTGCAACTGTACTCGCTATGAAGTATGGACCCGCCGTGCTTGATCAG CTCCCCCCAGAAGCCCACCTGGTGATATCCCGGTGCGCGCGTGATGAACACTCGTATAGTGGTGGAGAAGAGCGACGCACGGCCGAAGCCCTGCTGAATTTGGCTGGAGTCACGCCCGCTCACCCACAACCCAGCTAG
- the LOC120631686 gene encoding forkhead box protein N3-like isoform X2, with the protein MAPMRGERGGSPARGARASLPLPRRLIRQIARHVASSGRSLRRLEVSGRIIDNFDDIEDASDESDMETSQPAVACGGNAGNLPPAEHDDDLTSLSWLQDRNLLRGINLTKADMEDSKLISSQVVVKTEPRTPPPICRVPSPPRTPCKAPPSPPVNAHAKPPYSFSCLIFMAIEAAPARALPVKEIYAWIIRHFPYFKHAPQGWKNSVRHNLSLNKCFHKVAAAPGLGKGSLWTVDPQHRSTLLQAFGRQPVPPVEIEAEPTDTSRNAPDPQLFPYLARRLADTRTPPGADEYLAAATVLAMKYGPAVLDQLPPEAHLVISRCARDEHSYSGGEERRTAEALLNLAGVTPAHPQPS; encoded by the exons ATGGCGCCAATGCGCGGCGAACGCGGCGGATCTCCAGCGAGGGGTGCCCGAGCTTCCTTGCCACTTCCACGCCGCCTAATCCGACAGATCGCGCGACACGTCGCCTCCAGTGGCCGGTCGTTACGAAGACTTGAGGTCTCCGGTCGCATCATCGATAACTTTGACGACATCGAGGATGCTTCCGACGAGTCTGACATGGAAACATCTCAACCCGC tGTGGCGTGCGGAGGGAACGCCGGAAACCTACCCCCGGCTGAACACGACGACGACCTGACAAGCCTCAGTTGGTTACAGGACAGGAATTTGTTGAGAG gtATTAATCTGACAAAAGCCGACATGGAAGATAGTAAATTGATAAGCAGTCAAGTGGTGGTAAAA ACAGAACCGAGGACACCTCCGCCGATATGCCGCGTACCTTCCCCTCCCCGCACTCCCTGCAAAGCTCCCCCCTCCCCCCCAGTAAACGCTCACGCGAAACCCCCTTACTCTTTCTCCTGTCTCATCTTCATGGCGATAGAGGCAGCACCAGCGAGGGCGTTACCTGTGAAAGAGATATACGCGTGGATCATTCGACACTTCCCGTATTTCAAGCACGCGCCTCAAGGATGGAAAAACAGCGTTCGGCATAACCTGTCTCTGAATAAATGCTTCCACAAG gtCGCAGCAGCGCCTGGATTAGGCAAAGGATCTCTCTGGACAGTAGACCCTCAGCATCGATCAACGTTACTACAG GCGTTCGGTCGTCAACCAGTGCCTCCAGTGGAAATAGAAGCAGAACCCACAGACACCAGTAGGAACGCACCGGATCCACAACTGTTCCCATACCTGGCTAGACGTCTAGCCGACACCCGGACGCCGCCCGGCGCAGACGAGTACCTAGCAGCTGCAACTGTACTCGCTATGAAGTATGGACCCGCCGTGCTTGATCAG CTCCCCCCAGAAGCCCACCTGGTGATATCCCGGTGCGCGCGTGATGAACACTCGTATAGTGGTGGAGAAGAGCGACGCACGGCCGAAGCCCTGCTGAATTTGGCTGGAGTCACGCCCGCTCACCCACAACCCAGCTAG